A window of the Bdellovibrio sp. ZAP7 genome harbors these coding sequences:
- a CDS encoding TorF family putative porin, with translation MRRYISFIIILMGLNSAALAAENTPTFKMTGDVSLLSQYVEYGLNQSDGSPALQGSFWFNFGPQFRMGLWGSNTNFKNSDDHFNLRANADIKIDFSQESNAVIMYSYSTYYKEGARNGNILGLHLNFGTYRVTLDNLSNWEGTKKRSMRIGFGKVTTVFTDWKWDNEAGYNTPDVDSISSYFDLRTALGFQWRAIFFEGAVTGTSAAGDLDGTGEIYFILSAKTGF, from the coding sequence ATGCGAAGATACATCAGTTTTATCATTATACTCATGGGTCTGAATTCGGCGGCTTTGGCTGCGGAAAACACTCCAACCTTTAAAATGACCGGTGACGTGTCACTGCTGTCTCAATACGTTGAATACGGGTTGAACCAATCAGACGGCTCGCCCGCCTTGCAAGGTTCCTTCTGGTTTAACTTTGGACCTCAGTTCCGAATGGGACTTTGGGGTTCAAACACGAACTTTAAAAACAGTGATGATCACTTCAACCTTCGCGCCAATGCCGATATCAAAATCGATTTCAGCCAGGAGTCGAATGCCGTGATTATGTATTCCTATAGCACGTACTATAAAGAAGGTGCTCGCAACGGGAACATCCTGGGACTTCATTTAAACTTTGGAACTTACCGTGTAACTTTAGACAACTTAAGTAACTGGGAAGGCACAAAGAAACGTTCGATGCGAATTGGGTTCGGCAAAGTCACCACTGTTTTCACAGACTGGAAATGGGATAACGAAGCGGGATATAACACTCCTGACGTGGATTCCATCAGCAGCTATTTTGATCTTAGAACGGCTTTGGGATTTCAGTGGAGAGCGATATTCTTTGAAGGTGCCGTGACCGGCACCTCTGCAGCCGGTGACCTGGATGGCACCGGAGAAATTTACTTTATTCTGTCAGCGAAGACGGGCTTTTAG